One stretch of Armigeres subalbatus isolate Guangzhou_Male chromosome 2, GZ_Asu_2, whole genome shotgun sequence DNA includes these proteins:
- the LOC134217354 gene encoding zinc finger protein 892-like, whose amino-acid sequence MVPPVKLGHLCRLCLKNSESVEDIFANDGSSLVLRIMACVSLEVHKTDNLPKKICSPCRYQLEKTYIFRSRCRENDTRLRRHVKLLAAGKISTMLDDLEDDDEDEFSSSLQFIKLVDKAEEAQRQKELDMKICVYDEERRAHWEEHRKQFSQEAIRNYLLEKRNDMVDTEVETCNLSTTNEISAVQYENNSMQIQSTIVIEDQKSCALSESTEVETIEVSDMQHEFAEIEYATIEEDLSSQHDESVIRDDDVKQTFGRTMQMKLDTQEHETVFNSDQEVLMEVDAIEEVEDAAGSVTTPNEDKQSTILIDDSEDLPEGSERFVITEEVSDSETYVLDEELDEEQRKLYDITDDSDEDLEVVTNAVKAELAEQPGFNVGENCIMKVEKDNDLTKVEVRAKDGSIICMEFSTEPMKKLESLRSFKDKFIKEFKCALCVTVCKSAKLLQNHVHQEHPKQGHICDVCGKWCSTKSGLERHYRIHTGEKPFVCGECGRAFIQKEVLKRHMLIHTNERPFSCELCPNRYNQKDQLKYHVNMVHSVTPIVTFHQCSMCTKKFKHPSGLSRHMSSHYGRTFDCECGKSFTDRSSMGRHQRDMHGEGKKAKKAFRRNQ is encoded by the exons CTTGCGTTTCACTGGAG GTGCACAAAACTGACAATTTACCAAAGAAAATTTGTTCCCCATGTCGATACCAACTGGAAAAAACGTACATCTTCCGAAGCCGATGCCGAGAGAACGACACCCGATTACGGCGCCACGTAAAACTGCTGGCCGCGGGAAAAATAAGTACCATGCTCGATGACTTGGAGGATGACGATGAAGATGAATTTAGCTCTAGTTTGCAGTTTATCAAATTAGTCGATAAAGCGGAGGAAGCACAGCGGCAGAAGGAACTGGATATGAAAATCTGTGTATACGACGAAGAGCGACGAGCACACTGGGAAGAACACAGGAAGCAATTTTCACAGGAAGCTATACGAAACTATCTGCTGGAAAAACGTAATGATATGGTGGATACTGAAGTGGAAACTTGTAATTTAAGCACTACAAATGAAATTTCTGCTGTTCAATATGAAAACAACTCTATGCAGATTCAATCAACTATCGTCATTGAAGATCAAAAAAGTTGTGCACTTTCTGAATCGACAGAAGTTGAAACAATCGAAGTCAGTGATATGCAACATGAGTTTGCTGAAATCGAATATGCGACGATTGAAGAGGACCTTTCTTCACAGCATGACGAATCCGTCATCAGAGATGACGATGTAAAGCAGACATTTGGAAGGACCATGCAGATGAAATTAGATACGCAAGAGCACGAAACTGTGTTTAATTCAGACCAAGAAGTGTTGATGGAAGTTGATGCAATCGAAGAGGTGGAAGATGCGGCCGGCTCCGTCACTACTCCGAACGAGGATAAGCAGTCAACTATTCTTATTGACGATTCCGAAGATTTGCCGGAAGGTTCTGAACGTTTTGTTATCACTGAAGAAGTGTCTGATTCGGAAACATATGTTTTGGACGAAGAACTAGACGAAGAGCAACGCAAACTGTACGACATAACTGATGACTCTGACGAAGACCTTGAGGTGGTTACCAACGCAGTTAAAGCGGAACTTGCAGAACAGCCGGGATTCAATGTAGGGGAAAATTGTATCATGAAAGTAGAGAAAGATAACGATTTAACCAAAGTGGAAGTTCGTGCCAAAGACGGATCAATCATCTGCATGGAATTCAGTACAGAGCCGATGAAAAAGTTGGAGTCTTTGAGATCCTTTAAGGATAAATTTATAAAGGAGTTCAAATGTGCTCTTTGCGTTACAGTTTGCAAGAGTGCCAAATTGTTGCAGAATCATGTTCATCAGGAGCATCCAAAGCAAGGACACATTTGTGATGTTTGTGGAAAGTGGTGTTCGACAAAAAGTGGATTGGAACGACATTACAGGATTCATACTG GAGAAAAGCCCTTTGTATGTGGAGAATGCGGAAGAGCTTTTATTCAAAAGGAAGTCCTTAAACGGCACATGTTGATTCACACCAAT gaaaggCCTTTCTCTTGTGAGCTTTGTCCAAaccggtacaaccagaaagatCAATTGAAGTACCACGTGAACATGGTACATTCGGTAACTCCTATAGTCACATTCCACCAGTGCTCTATGTGCACCAAAAAGTTTAAACACCCCTCTGGACTTAGCAGACATATGTCTTCGCATTACGGTCGCACGTTTGATTGTGAATGTGGCAAAAGTTTTACTGATAGGAGCTCAATGGGTCGGCACCAGCGGGACATGCATGGCGAGGGAAAGAAAGCAAAAAAAGCATTTCGAAGGAACCAGTAG